The segment CACTTCCCAAGAACATCCTGTGAACATACATTGAGTTTCACCAATTTTAGCATACACATTAGGATGTACACCATCTTCTTCATCTTATCAAATCCCTCAAACCCATAATACAAGACAAAATTTGTCATATTGTTTCATATGCAGATAAATAATGAGGAGAGAAAATGTACAGAAAAACAATGTATGCAACTAATATCAAGGAAGACATATGGCTACTTCAGAGATTGCAACGCGGTACCTTCCCCATAGGCCTTATGTTTGTATCAAGATCCATTGTGGAATGTTCGGCTATTAGCCAATTACAGAGAAATTGATTCACTTAAAGTTGGTGGAAGGGGAAGCTAGGCAAGGAACAGGGAGGGATCCCTCGGCTCTCCCTTTAGGCCCACCATGTTGTTTCCTCCCAATAAGGAGGGTAAAGACTTGTAAACAAGACATTAAatttacaataattatttggacaatatcttttttttcatcattttctacCGCAGGCAACCAAACACTTGGAGGGAAACTATTCCTCCTTGCCttcctttccttctctctttgtCCCTTCCATTTCCTTTCCCTTCACCATCTATGCAATCTAACCTAGTTTGAATGGTATGAAAGGAGGAAGTAGATGGGAGGAACTATCTCTCTATGCATGCATTCAGCTGAACCAttgaagagagaaaggaaaacaAGTGGTGGCcccaaatagaataaaatatgcaaaaacaCATCTCTCACAATCCTTTCTTTCCATCCCGCTTCCTAGTAGCAAAAAGTACGTGCAACATGTATATACAGCGCTCCTCTTATATGTATGTGAGACCCACATACTTCAACCCTTCATGCTGTGACATCGATGTTGCATATATCCGTTGCACAATATACCACCCCTACAGGTAGGAAGGGAAGGATAGGAACACCTTCCATGCTCAGTCTCTCCTTCCACTTCCATCCAACTAAATGAAACAGTCCATCCTTTCCACTTCAAGAATATTCTTGGCTCCATCATgttcagaatttttattttttttatttttttataggtaataaagttttatagggaaaaaaaaaaatacattacgTACATTGGAAGTATACAAGATGTATAACTCAGCTAATCTCAAAATGGATTGCTATGGTTACACTCATTAAGGCAATCCAATTTGTTGCTCTCTTGTGCAGGCACCAGCCCTGCCAAGGAGTTCTGTCTTCTCCTCAAGCCACTTTGCCTCCAAAATCATACCATCTTCACTAGACCTAACTCATTAGATTGATCCCACATGGTATTCGCTAATATTGATTGCATGGAATTGCACTAAAAAGGGGGCAAAAGTGAAGAACAAAACAGAGAACTACTGGCACGTACACTTTTTAAGTTGCAAGAACACTGCACAATGAGAAGGCAAATGATAGAAAGGTGGATCCCAGGTGAATCCCAAAAATCAGTAGGTGAAATAAATACGCATCACATGTTTaaaatccttttttctttttcttttttgagttcCAATAAACAATAAGTCCATACAATGATGTAATGCATAGGAAAATAGCACTACAAACCAATTAGTACCCTCCAAAGTGGCCTCATACACTTGCTAAAAGACAGGATTGTTATGTCTAAACTTAATTTGTAAGattctcatccaaaaaaaacCTTAACTTGTAAGATACGGCACTAAACAAGCATTTCTAACATGACAATCGATAACAATCGTGAGAGTCAAAGGACCAGAATAATAAGCACTTCATGACTTGTAAGCTTTCTAGATAATGGTCCAGACATTCAATGTGAACTAAGTTCAAGGCTAAGAATCAATTAGGGACCGCCAGCAGTTTGGTCTAAATTTACGAGATAAAACTACTAACTTCCAAGAAACGATGACTAACTTACCATTAGTCCGAGACAACAGACTATTAAATAACACAGAAATTTACCTTTTAATAGGGCCAAGAGCACGGGACCCCATCACAAGTAAATCCGCCGGCAAATTCTCAACAACTTCACAGATCTTCTCTTTTGGATCACCAACAACTACATGTGTTTTGACATTTATCTGCgcataaaagaacaaaaaaatttcccaattaCAAATTAGGTGAAGCAAACTATACGACAATAGGATCTTAGAGAAAGCATATACTCCCCGAATTCAGATTCTCTCCACTTTAAAATACTACTATTTCTCAAAATAACCATCCAATACCCTCTAGTCCTATCCACAAGTCAAAATGCTAACGTGTACACAACTATATTAATATGACCTAATGAGTTCTTCAGCCACCAAAATGGAAACAGAAAAATGCACTCATTAGTACACACGATttgttccagttagctcaactgattAAGTCTCTTATCGTGGAATTAGGTACTGGATTCAAATCCCGCCTACACGATTCGTTCTAGTTAGCTCATTCAAATCCCTATTTGTACCTTAAACTACACATGACATCCAAAATTCAAGAACATATAATTACAACGCGAATTTTGCAAAACTTAGATTACCAATTTATACTTACATTTTTTTGGGAGCAAATTCGCAAAGCGTGGTCCAGAATCGCCTCAGTGATTCGTCTCTGGTGAGCTTCAATAGCAGCAGTGAACGCAGGCACTTCCAAATCGCCTAATTATGTAtgtaattaagaaattaacattTCGTTAGTAATTAATCATTTCAGTGATTAATAATAAAACGGCGCCGTGTTAATGCTATACTTAACTGGGGCCACCGAAGGGGATTGAACCAGGATTGAGGCCAGCGGCGATGGACGGCGGAGATTGAACGTGGAGGACAACGAAGGAGCCGGCGGTGGTGGAATCGTCCGTAGGGGATCGGAGCTGGAGGTTATCGAGGGCCCATCTTAAAGCGTTCATGCTCTCCTCGCTTCCATCGACGGCCACAATCACGCAGCTTAAATTTCCGGACATGGTTTtttgttgactttttttttgaggCTAGTGAGTGTAGCAAGATGGTTTCGCTTTGCTTTTgatatttagtttaatttttttttttttttttttttttttttgggtttcttttccATTTGTGCTAAAAGCGCGTGCATGGTTATGTACGGCGCCGTTTCAGAGGACTGAAGGTTTAGTGGTTTACAGCTTTTCAGACTAGCGCCGTTTGGATGATTTTCTGTTTAGATTGGCGGGTTGTGTACGTGGGGGACTTGTTTAGGGCGGTTCGAATTGCCATTTGCCATGTGCCACGTTGCATGTTCTGAAGAGGgtgtatttattttaatttaatttaagtttataCATGTTTAAAGTTTTTTTCTAAAGACTTGAACGCCGATCCTTTCCTCCCACACCTCACAGACACTTATTCTTGTAGAGTAACCATCGCACCAAAGGTGTGCGGTGGTAATATTTATTCTTAGAGTAATGTTGAGTCATATAAATAGaacaatttttgtcacaatcTGCCACATAATAAAATGAGAAGTTACTAGTCTAGAAAGGAGAAACACCAATTTCACAACACATGTTAGATAGCAATGGGTTAtaattaactcaattgataaattttcttattatcgactaagaaatttgaaattcgATCACTGTCTATACCAAAAAATCAAACCTACCACCATCTAGagtttgttataaaattataattaaaatattgtaaatgtaaCATTTATCATCtaaaatgtgtttggtacctttaaaaaatatgtttctgaataagaacattaagctaAATAAAGTGTAAGACATCTTTGGCTTGAGGGAACATGAATTAACCTCTTAAATAGAGATAACAATAAGGCCGGGTAGAATTGAATCATGGGTGTCTCATAACACCCCTTCTCTTTTTTGAGTGGAAAAAAAGTATGCAATGTGGGGAGTAAGATAGGTAGTCATCTGGGACAGATGAGGATTTTGTCATTGAGGGTAAGTCGTGATCTAAAGAATTTTAACCATTCAAAAATGATAtgttctaaaatttaaaactaaattgatatataaacaaataaataataaactagcatttattttatattcaaaaATACATACAAAATAATTGTTCTTAATACGTTTCAACTCAATGAGTTATGATTTGTcaatatgaaatttgacatttttcaAATCTCAACAATCATATGTGATCAATTCTGTAATAATTTTTATAGCAATTTCCCTTTCAatatacaaaaatcaaagagccCATTATAAAATCATCTTCCATTTTGATAGTTTTGACAATGATTAAGGATAAAAGTGCTCATTTCGTTGCAGTATAAACTACAAGAGTAAGTATAAATACAACTATTCTATAAGCAAATAGGTAGACTAATAACTTTCTGGGTTTTAAAAACAACCATAGTTACTGTATGGCACTGTGATACCTAGGTCCAGGTGGGCCTTGGATCCTGAATCAACAGTGTGGCCCATGGCATCAACCTCTTTCTACCTAAGGCCCCCAGCCTAAGCCCACAAAAGCCACAATCCCAGGCCTCATATCGCCCAAAAGCCTAAGGAGTAGATAATCTCAATTAGCACGCACCCTATTCTGCCGCCTAGGCCTTGCTCAGCGAACCGTATCCCGAGCAAGAAGAAAGGCGCTCGGGGACACCATCTCTTATATGCCCGGCAGTGTCTTGGGGAATATTGCTACCGAGCATATCTACTGAAGTGGAAACCATTTCCAAAGCCACTCTCACCACACCCC is part of the Quercus robur chromosome 9, dhQueRobu3.1, whole genome shotgun sequence genome and harbors:
- the LOC126698990 gene encoding universal stress protein PHOS34, whose protein sequence is MSGNLSCVIVAVDGSEESMNALRWALDNLQLRSPTDDSTTAGSFVVLHVQSPPSIAAGLNPGSIPFGGPSDLEVPAFTAAIEAHQRRITEAILDHALRICSQKNINVKTHVVVGDPKEKICEVVENLPADLLVMGSRALGPIKRMFLGSVSNYCTCHAQCPIIIIKGKETA